The following proteins come from a genomic window of Blastococcus sp. HT6-30:
- a CDS encoding DUF2520 domain-containing protein: protein MPAARRTARPTLGPAHAPLRPSDAPARLRVGVIGAGRVGAVLGAALAAAGHEVVAASGLSAASAERAARLLPGVPLLPADAVVSAADLVVLAVPDDTLPGLVAGLAETGAWRAGQLAFHSSGAHGLAVLAPAEQAGVLPLALHPAMTFTGAPEDADRLPLAPFGVTSRPEHRPVAETLVLEMGGEPFFVAEVDRALYHAALVTGANHLVTLVAEAADLLRTAGVSEPARVLAPLLGAALDNGLRRGDRGLTGPVSRGDAGTVAHHLATLAERAPDSVAAYVAMAQRTVERTLEAGRLKAHEAAPLLDLLRRSTHPTTPPSARSDDPAGSR from the coding sequence ATGCCTGCTGCCCGCAGGACCGCCCGTCCGACGCTGGGCCCCGCCCACGCGCCCCTCCGTCCGTCCGACGCGCCCGCACGCCTCCGCGTGGGCGTCATCGGCGCCGGCCGCGTCGGTGCCGTCCTCGGCGCCGCCCTCGCCGCCGCCGGCCACGAGGTCGTCGCCGCCTCCGGCCTCTCTGCCGCCTCCGCCGAGCGCGCCGCCCGGCTGCTGCCCGGTGTTCCGCTGCTGCCGGCCGACGCAGTGGTCTCCGCCGCCGACCTGGTGGTCCTCGCCGTACCGGACGACACTCTCCCCGGTCTCGTCGCGGGGCTCGCCGAGACCGGTGCGTGGCGCGCCGGTCAGCTCGCGTTCCACAGCTCGGGCGCCCACGGGCTCGCCGTCCTCGCCCCCGCGGAGCAGGCCGGGGTCCTTCCCCTGGCGCTGCACCCCGCGATGACCTTCACCGGCGCGCCCGAGGACGCCGACCGCCTCCCCCTCGCCCCCTTCGGCGTCACCAGCCGCCCGGAGCACCGCCCCGTGGCCGAGACGTTGGTCCTCGAGATGGGCGGCGAGCCGTTCTTCGTCGCCGAGGTCGACCGCGCGCTCTACCACGCGGCGCTGGTCACCGGCGCGAACCACCTGGTCACCCTGGTGGCCGAGGCAGCGGACCTGCTGCGCACCGCCGGTGTGAGCGAGCCGGCCCGGGTGCTGGCCCCCCTCCTCGGGGCCGCCCTCGACAACGGCCTGCGCCGGGGCGACCGCGGGCTCACCGGGCCGGTCAGCCGCGGGGACGCCGGCACCGTCGCCCACCACCTGGCCACCCTCGCCGAGCGCGCCCCGGACTCGGTGGCCGCCTACGTCGCCATGGCCCAGCGCACCGTGGAGCGGACGCTCGAGGCAGGCCGGCTCAAGGCGCACGAGGCCGCGCCGCTGCTGGACCTGCTGCGTCGGTCCACCCACCCCACCACCCCGCCGAGCGCGCGCTCCGACGACCCGGCCGGCTCGCGGTGA
- the panD gene encoding aspartate 1-decarboxylase, which yields MMRTMLKSKIHRATVTQADLHYVGSVTVDEDLLDAADLLPGEQVAIVDITNGARLETYVIPGERGTGVLGINGAAAHLVHPGDMVILISYGVMDETEAKSYIPKVVHVDGANRVVELGGDPSAPVPGAPDQRRSDLGVPVR from the coding sequence ATGATGCGCACGATGCTCAAGTCCAAGATCCACCGCGCCACGGTCACCCAGGCCGACCTGCACTACGTGGGCTCGGTGACCGTCGACGAGGATCTCCTCGACGCCGCCGACCTGCTGCCCGGCGAGCAGGTCGCGATCGTCGACATCACCAACGGCGCCCGGTTGGAGACCTACGTCATCCCCGGTGAGCGGGGGACCGGCGTGCTCGGCATCAACGGTGCCGCCGCGCACCTCGTCCACCCCGGCGACATGGTGATCCTGATCAGCTACGGCGTCATGGACGAGACCGAGGCGAAGAGCTACATCCCGAAGGTCGTGCACGTCGACGGCGCCAACCGCGTCGTCGAGCTCGGCGGGGACCCGTCGGCCCCGGTGCCCGGGGCTCCCGACCAGCGGCGCAGCGACCTCGGCGTGCCCGTCCGGTGA
- a CDS encoding A/G-specific adenine glycosylase: MTGPSPTSGSEPAGETIVDWYATAARDLPWRAAGVDPWAVLVSEVMLQQTPVARVEPVWRAWLQRWPTPADLAAAPPAEVIRAWGKLGYPRRALRLREAAIAVTERHGGVVPADVAALEALPGVGTYTARAVACFGYGQRQPVVDTNVRRVVSRLVHGRVEAGNPRAGDLSDIAALAPEDDARAVRFSVAVMELGALVCVTGTPRCGACPVRDRCAWRLAGSPAHDGPARRVQKFAGTDRQVRGRLLDVLRAASEPVDAAALEPAWDDPAQRSRCLDSLLTDGLAEQTEDGLFRLPGDHGDHGDPGSGGGCNTSSARVT; this comes from the coding sequence GTGACCGGTCCGTCCCCCACCTCCGGCTCCGAGCCCGCCGGCGAGACGATCGTCGACTGGTACGCGACCGCCGCACGCGACCTTCCCTGGCGGGCCGCGGGTGTCGACCCGTGGGCCGTGCTGGTCAGCGAGGTGATGCTCCAGCAGACCCCTGTGGCGCGCGTGGAGCCCGTGTGGCGCGCCTGGCTGCAGCGGTGGCCCACCCCCGCTGATCTGGCTGCCGCACCGCCGGCCGAGGTGATCCGGGCGTGGGGCAAGCTCGGCTACCCCCGCCGCGCCCTGCGGCTGCGCGAGGCGGCGATCGCCGTGACCGAGCGGCACGGCGGCGTCGTCCCGGCCGACGTGGCGGCGCTGGAGGCGCTCCCGGGCGTCGGGACGTACACCGCCCGGGCGGTCGCCTGCTTCGGCTACGGCCAGCGGCAGCCGGTGGTCGACACCAACGTCCGCCGCGTGGTCTCGCGGCTGGTGCACGGTCGCGTGGAGGCGGGGAACCCCCGGGCCGGCGATCTCTCCGACATCGCCGCCCTGGCACCGGAGGACGACGCCCGCGCCGTGCGCTTCTCCGTGGCCGTGATGGAACTGGGGGCGCTCGTGTGCGTCACCGGCACGCCGAGGTGCGGCGCGTGCCCGGTGCGCGACCGGTGCGCCTGGCGGCTGGCCGGCTCGCCGGCGCACGACGGGCCGGCCCGGCGGGTGCAGAAGTTCGCCGGTACCGACCGGCAGGTGCGCGGACGGCTGTTGGACGTCCTGCGCGCCGCCTCCGAGCCCGTGGACGCCGCCGCCCTGGAGCCGGCGTGGGACGACCCGGCGCAGCGCAGCCGCTGCCTGGACTCCCTGCTCACCGACGGGCTGGCCGAGCAGACCGAGGACGGCCTCTTCCGCCTCCCCGGCGACCATGGTGATCATGGTGATCCGGGCTCAGGGGGTGGATGCAACACCTCCTCAGCCCGGGTGACCTGA
- a CDS encoding MucR family transcriptional regulator, with protein MLHPVGPLPAAVYWRRRLVVLAVLLTVLAGLVWLTVRFLSGEEVTARTEVSATEPAELPALERVVPPVEQVQPPSTEPVTAPPVTPEAPAGPAPGGPCTDDMLGLEVRTPGQAAVGSKPTFELVVVNTSSVPCVRPLDKQLQELVMVDAAGARVWGSNDCFPESSSDPRTLAPGESVVFPVVWGGLTSEPGCAAERVTPPPGAYVLRGRLDTKVSGDAPLVLR; from the coding sequence GTGTTGCACCCGGTCGGCCCGCTGCCCGCCGCCGTCTACTGGCGGCGCCGGCTGGTCGTGCTGGCCGTGCTGCTGACGGTCCTCGCCGGCCTGGTGTGGCTGACCGTCCGCTTCCTGTCGGGCGAGGAAGTGACCGCTCGGACGGAGGTCTCGGCGACCGAGCCGGCGGAGCTGCCGGCACTCGAGCGGGTCGTGCCCCCGGTGGAGCAGGTCCAGCCGCCCTCGACCGAGCCGGTGACCGCGCCGCCGGTGACCCCCGAGGCGCCGGCCGGACCCGCTCCGGGTGGGCCCTGCACCGACGACATGCTCGGGTTGGAGGTGCGCACCCCTGGGCAGGCGGCGGTGGGCAGCAAGCCCACGTTCGAGCTCGTCGTGGTCAACACCTCGTCGGTGCCCTGCGTGCGGCCGCTGGACAAGCAGCTGCAGGAGCTGGTGATGGTCGACGCCGCGGGCGCCCGGGTCTGGGGCAGCAACGACTGCTTCCCGGAGAGCAGCAGCGATCCGCGCACCCTGGCGCCGGGGGAGTCGGTGGTCTTCCCGGTGGTCTGGGGTGGGCTGACCAGCGAGCCCGGCTGCGCAGCCGAACGGGTGACTCCGCCGCCGGGCGCCTACGTGCTGCGTGGCCGTCTCGACACCAAGGTCTCCGGCGACGCCCCGCTCGTGCTCCGGTGA
- the lysX gene encoding bifunctional lysylphosphatidylglycerol synthetase/lysine--tRNA ligase LysX — protein sequence MTDEGPNGTGGDDGGEELPEQMRVRRAKLDRLRDSGVDPYPVSVPRTTTLADIRAAHPDLEPDTLTGERAGVTGRVIFYRNTGKLCFATLREGDAELQVMLSRDRVGEESLAAWKSDVDLGDHVFVTGEVGTSRRGELSVFADSWQLTAKALRPLPVAHKPMSEELRVRRRYVDLIVRDEARRTVRQRATVMSTLRAGLRSRGYLEVETPMLQTVHGGAAARPFRTHMNAFDLDLYLRIAPELFLKRCIVGGLDRVFEINRNFRNEGADSSHSPEFAMLEAYQAYADYQVMATVTRELIQECSEALFGDHVARHHDGTEVDLSGEWPQIPLYTAVSEALGEEVSPETPIERLRELAERHDVGVDPAWIHGKLVEELFEALVQHTLEAPTFVIDYPVDTSPLTRAHRSAPGVAEKWDLYIGGIERATAYSELVDPVVQRERFTAQAALAAAGDPEAMAVDEDFLEALEYGMPPTGGMGMGMDRLMMTLTGLGIRETILFPLVRPISS from the coding sequence GTGACCGACGAAGGACCGAACGGGACGGGCGGCGACGACGGCGGCGAGGAGCTGCCGGAGCAGATGCGGGTCCGCCGGGCGAAGCTGGACCGGCTGCGCGACTCGGGCGTCGACCCGTACCCGGTGAGCGTCCCCCGGACGACGACGCTCGCCGACATCCGGGCCGCCCACCCGGACCTGGAGCCGGACACGCTGACCGGCGAGCGGGCCGGCGTCACCGGCCGCGTGATCTTCTACCGCAACACCGGCAAGCTCTGCTTCGCCACCTTGCGCGAGGGGGACGCCGAGCTGCAGGTGATGCTCTCCCGCGACCGCGTCGGCGAGGAGTCGCTGGCGGCCTGGAAGTCCGACGTGGACCTCGGCGACCACGTGTTCGTCACGGGCGAGGTCGGCACGTCCCGCCGGGGCGAGCTCTCGGTCTTCGCCGACTCCTGGCAGCTGACCGCCAAGGCGCTGCGCCCGCTGCCCGTGGCGCACAAGCCGATGAGCGAGGAGTTGCGGGTCCGCCGCCGCTACGTCGACCTGATCGTGCGCGACGAGGCCCGGCGCACGGTGCGCCAGCGCGCGACCGTGATGTCGACCCTGCGCGCCGGCCTGCGCTCCCGCGGCTACCTCGAGGTCGAGACGCCGATGCTGCAGACGGTGCACGGGGGAGCGGCCGCCCGGCCGTTCCGCACCCACATGAACGCCTTCGACCTCGACCTCTACCTGCGCATCGCACCGGAGCTGTTCCTCAAGCGCTGCATCGTCGGGGGCCTGGACCGGGTGTTCGAGATCAACCGGAACTTCCGGAACGAAGGCGCCGACAGCTCGCACTCCCCGGAGTTCGCGATGCTCGAGGCCTACCAGGCCTACGCTGACTACCAGGTGATGGCGACGGTCACCCGGGAGCTCATCCAGGAGTGCTCCGAGGCGCTCTTCGGCGACCACGTCGCCCGGCACCACGACGGCACCGAGGTCGACCTGTCGGGCGAGTGGCCGCAGATCCCGCTCTACACGGCGGTGTCCGAGGCGCTGGGGGAGGAGGTCTCCCCGGAGACGCCGATCGAGCGGCTGCGCGAGCTCGCCGAGCGGCACGACGTGGGCGTCGACCCCGCCTGGATCCACGGCAAGCTGGTCGAGGAGCTCTTCGAGGCGCTCGTCCAGCACACGCTGGAGGCGCCGACCTTCGTCATCGACTACCCGGTGGACACCTCGCCGCTCACCCGCGCGCACCGGTCGGCACCCGGCGTGGCCGAGAAGTGGGATCTGTACATCGGTGGCATCGAACGGGCCACCGCCTATTCGGAACTCGTGGATCCGGTCGTGCAGCGGGAACGGTTCACCGCGCAGGCGGCGCTCGCCGCGGCCGGTGATCCCGAGGCGATGGCGGTCGACGAGGACTTCCTCGAGGCGCTCGAGTACGGAATGCCGCCGACGGGTGGCATGGGCATGGGCATGGACCGCCTGATGATGACCCTGACCGGTCTCGGAATTCGTGAGACGATACTGTTCCCGTTGGTCCGCCCGATCAGTTCCTGA
- a CDS encoding Lsr2 family protein produces MARKVQVILSDDLDENLPADETVSFSLDGTSYEIDLAEKNAQEMRDVFARYVSAARKVGRGAGRASGGGRTRATGGGGRMDREQAGAIRDWARKNGHAVSDRGRIPASVVEAYEAAH; encoded by the coding sequence ATGGCACGCAAGGTCCAGGTCATCCTGAGCGACGACCTCGACGAGAATCTCCCGGCCGACGAGACCGTCAGTTTCTCGCTCGACGGCACCTCGTACGAGATCGATCTGGCGGAGAAGAACGCCCAGGAGATGCGTGACGTCTTCGCCCGGTACGTCTCTGCGGCCCGCAAGGTCGGCCGGGGCGCCGGTCGGGCCTCCGGCGGTGGCCGGACACGCGCCACCGGTGGCGGCGGGCGCATGGACCGCGAGCAGGCCGGCGCCATCCGCGACTGGGCCCGCAAGAACGGTCACGCCGTCAGCGACCGCGGCCGCATCCCCGCCAGCGTCGTCGAGGCCTACGAGGCCGCCCACTGA
- a CDS encoding ATP-dependent Clp protease ATP-binding subunit, translating to MFERFTDRARRVVVLAQEEARMLNHNYIGTEHILLGLIHEGEGVAAKALESLGISLEGVRQQVEEIIGQGQQAPSGHIPFTPRAKKVLELSLREALQLGHNYIGTEHILLGLIREGEGVAAQVLVKLGADLNRVRQQVIQLLSGYQGKEPAAAGGPAEGTPSTSLVLDQFGRNLTQAARDQKLDPVIGRAKEIERVMQVLSRRTKNNPVLIGEPGVGKTAAVEGLAQAIVKGEVPETLKDKQLYTLDLGALVAGSRYRGDFEERLKKVLKEIRTRGDIILFIDEIHTLVGAGAAEGAIDAASILKPMLARGELQTIGATTLDEYRKHLEKDAALERRFQPIQVSEPTLAHTVEILKGLRDRYEAHHRISITDSALVAAATLADRYISDRFLPDKAIDLIDEAGARMRIKRMTAPPDLREFDDKIAAVRREKESAIDAQDFEKAASLRDTEKQLLGEKAEREKQWKAGDMDVVAEVDDEQIAEVLANWTGIPVFKLTEEETTRLLRMEDELHKRIIGQEEAIKSVSQAIRRTRAGLKDPRRPGGSFIFAGPSGVGKTELAKALAQFLFGEDDALIQIDMGEFHDKFTVSRLVGAPPGYVGYDEGGQLTEKVRRKPFSVVLFDEIEKAHADVFNTLLQVLEDGRLTDGQGRIVDFKNTILILTTNLGTRDISKAVGLGFQAGNDNQSNYERMKLKVNEELKQHFRPEFLNRIDDIVVFHQLTEDEIVHIVDLMLGRLETQLKNKDMAIEVTPAAKKLLAARGFDPVLGARPLRRTIQREIEDALSEKILYGELASGQIIVVDVDDAEGPAQKFTFRGEPKPLDLPDTPPVALSGADGDENGSSAQAE from the coding sequence ATGTTCGAACGGTTCACCGACCGAGCCCGTCGAGTCGTCGTCCTGGCCCAGGAAGAGGCCCGGATGCTCAACCACAACTACATCGGCACCGAGCACATCCTCCTGGGCCTGATCCACGAGGGTGAAGGCGTCGCCGCCAAGGCCCTGGAGTCCCTCGGCATCTCGCTCGAGGGCGTCCGCCAGCAGGTCGAGGAGATCATCGGACAGGGCCAGCAGGCGCCGTCCGGTCACATCCCCTTCACCCCGCGGGCGAAGAAGGTGCTGGAGCTGTCGCTGCGCGAGGCGCTGCAGCTCGGCCACAACTACATCGGCACCGAGCACATCCTGCTGGGCCTGATCCGCGAGGGCGAGGGCGTCGCCGCCCAGGTCCTGGTGAAGCTCGGCGCCGACCTCAACCGCGTGCGCCAGCAGGTCATCCAGCTGCTGAGCGGCTACCAGGGCAAGGAGCCGGCCGCCGCCGGCGGGCCCGCCGAGGGCACCCCGTCGACCTCGCTGGTCCTCGACCAGTTCGGCCGGAACCTGACGCAGGCCGCGCGCGACCAGAAGCTCGACCCGGTCATCGGGCGGGCCAAGGAGATCGAGCGGGTCATGCAGGTGCTGTCCCGCCGCACGAAGAACAACCCGGTCCTCATCGGCGAGCCCGGCGTCGGCAAGACCGCCGCCGTCGAGGGGCTGGCGCAGGCCATCGTCAAGGGCGAGGTGCCCGAGACGCTGAAGGACAAGCAGCTCTACACCCTCGACCTGGGCGCGCTCGTCGCCGGTTCCCGCTACCGCGGTGACTTCGAGGAGCGGCTGAAGAAGGTCCTCAAGGAGATCCGCACCCGCGGCGACATCATCCTGTTCATCGACGAGATCCACACCCTCGTCGGGGCCGGTGCCGCCGAGGGTGCGATCGACGCCGCCAGCATCCTCAAGCCGATGCTCGCCCGGGGTGAGCTGCAGACCATCGGTGCCACCACGCTGGACGAGTACCGCAAGCACCTGGAGAAGGACGCCGCCCTCGAGCGCCGCTTCCAGCCCATCCAGGTCAGCGAGCCGACCCTCGCCCACACCGTGGAGATCCTGAAGGGGCTGCGCGACCGGTACGAGGCGCACCACCGGATCAGCATCACCGACAGCGCCCTCGTGGCCGCTGCGACGCTGGCCGACCGGTACATCTCCGACCGCTTCCTGCCGGACAAGGCGATCGACCTGATCGACGAGGCCGGCGCCCGGATGCGGATCAAGCGGATGACCGCCCCGCCGGACCTGCGCGAGTTCGACGACAAGATCGCGGCTGTGCGCCGCGAGAAGGAGTCGGCGATCGACGCCCAGGACTTCGAGAAGGCCGCGTCGCTGCGCGACACCGAGAAGCAGCTACTGGGCGAGAAGGCCGAGCGCGAGAAGCAGTGGAAGGCCGGCGACATGGACGTCGTCGCCGAGGTCGACGACGAGCAGATCGCCGAGGTGCTGGCCAACTGGACCGGCATCCCCGTCTTCAAGCTCACCGAGGAGGAGACCACGCGTCTGCTCCGCATGGAGGACGAGCTCCACAAGCGGATCATCGGCCAGGAAGAGGCCATCAAGAGCGTCAGCCAGGCGATCCGGCGCACGCGTGCGGGCCTCAAGGACCCGCGCCGTCCGGGTGGTTCGTTCATCTTCGCCGGCCCCTCGGGTGTCGGTAAGACGGAGCTGGCGAAGGCTCTGGCGCAGTTCCTGTTCGGTGAGGACGACGCGCTCATCCAGATCGACATGGGTGAGTTCCACGACAAGTTCACCGTGTCCCGCCTCGTCGGTGCCCCTCCCGGTTACGTCGGTTACGACGAGGGTGGTCAGCTGACCGAGAAGGTGCGGCGCAAGCCGTTCTCGGTGGTCCTCTTCGACGAGATCGAGAAGGCGCACGCGGACGTGTTCAACACGCTGCTGCAGGTGCTCGAGGACGGCCGGCTCACCGATGGTCAGGGTCGGATCGTGGACTTCAAGAACACGATCCTGATTCTCACGACCAACCTCGGTACGCGGGACATCTCGAAGGCCGTCGGTCTCGGCTTCCAGGCCGGGAACGACAACCAGAGCAACTACGAGCGGATGAAGCTCAAGGTCAACGAGGAGCTCAAGCAGCATTTCCGGCCGGAGTTCCTCAACCGCATCGACGACATCGTCGTGTTCCACCAGCTGACCGAGGACGAGATCGTCCACATCGTGGACCTCATGCTGGGCCGGCTGGAGACGCAGCTGAAGAACAAGGACATGGCGATCGAGGTCACCCCGGCGGCGAAGAAGCTGCTGGCGGCCCGCGGGTTCGACCCCGTCCTGGGTGCCCGGCCGCTGCGCCGGACCATCCAGCGCGAGATCGAGGACGCGCTGAGCGAGAAGATCCTCTACGGCGAGCTGGCCAGCGGCCAGATCATCGTGGTCGACGTCGACGACGCCGAGGGTCCCGCGCAGAAGTTCACCTTCCGCGGGGAGCCGAAGCCGCTCGACCTGCCCGACACCCCGCCGGTGGCCCTCTCGGGCGCCGACGGTGACGAGAACGGTTCCTCGGCCCAGGCCGAGTGA
- the panC gene encoding pantoate--beta-alanine ligase — MSAVRAQPPTRPTTPSPAVAESVAELRHLVAGLPGPVALVPTMGALHEGHRTLVRNARARAGGVVVSVFVNPTQFGPGEDFDRYPRTWDADLAALAEEGADVVFHPPVEEVYPPGAVGVTVDPGPLGGVLEGAVRPGHFAGVLTVVAKLFGLVRPDLALFGEKDYQQLTLIRAMARELALGVEVVGVPTVREDDGLALSSRNRYLDPEQRRTAVVVNRALRAGAAAGRQGADAVLAAARGVLADAPQLVQDYLELTDTDLGPPPATGPARLLVAVRAGSTRLLDNITIQLGETR, encoded by the coding sequence GTGAGCGCCGTCCGCGCCCAGCCGCCGACCCGCCCCACCACCCCCAGCCCAGCCGTCGCCGAGTCCGTCGCCGAGCTACGCCACCTGGTGGCCGGGCTGCCCGGCCCGGTCGCCCTGGTGCCGACCATGGGTGCGCTGCACGAGGGGCACCGCACCCTGGTCCGGAACGCCCGTGCGCGCGCCGGCGGCGTCGTCGTCTCCGTCTTCGTGAACCCGACCCAGTTCGGCCCCGGTGAGGACTTCGACCGCTACCCCCGCACCTGGGACGCCGACCTGGCCGCGCTCGCCGAGGAGGGCGCGGACGTGGTCTTCCACCCGCCGGTGGAGGAGGTCTACCCGCCCGGCGCGGTGGGCGTGACCGTCGACCCCGGCCCGCTCGGCGGCGTGCTGGAGGGTGCGGTGCGACCCGGTCACTTCGCCGGGGTGCTCACCGTCGTCGCCAAGCTGTTCGGCCTGGTCCGCCCCGACCTCGCCCTGTTCGGCGAGAAGGACTACCAGCAGCTCACGCTCATCCGGGCGATGGCCCGGGAACTGGCCCTGGGGGTGGAGGTCGTCGGCGTGCCCACCGTCCGCGAGGACGACGGCCTGGCGTTGTCCAGCCGGAACCGGTACCTGGACCCGGAGCAGCGCCGGACGGCCGTGGTGGTGAACCGGGCGTTGCGGGCCGGTGCCGCGGCCGGACGGCAGGGGGCCGACGCCGTCCTCGCCGCCGCGCGGGGCGTGCTCGCCGATGCGCCGCAGCTGGTCCAGGACTACCTCGAACTCACCGATACCGACCTGGGGCCGCCGCCCGCCACCGGCCCCGCCCGGCTGCTGGTCGCCGTCCGCGCCGGCAGCACCCGACTCCTCGACAACATCACGATCCAGCTGGGAGAGACCCGATGA
- a CDS encoding type III pantothenate kinase — MLLTVDVGNSQTVLATFDGDRRVGSWRVTTAPRSTADELRMLWRGLLRDTEVTGVAACSTVPALLPALRQLLDSLEVPVVLIGPGVRTGVPLHVDNPREVGADRVVTALAAAEMFGRSPDGGRRPVVVVDFGTSTNVDAVGPDGQFLGGALAPGVEVSRDALANRAAQLRSVELTRPPQAIGKNTVAALQSGLVLGFAGLVDGLVARIAAEVVAQFGTPPVVVATGGLAPLLVDSCRSIREREPDLTVHGLRLAFQRQQAAERRAGAP; from the coding sequence GTGCTGCTGACCGTCGACGTCGGCAACAGCCAGACCGTCCTCGCCACGTTCGACGGCGACCGGCGGGTCGGGTCCTGGCGGGTGACCACCGCGCCGCGGTCCACCGCCGACGAGCTGCGCATGCTCTGGCGGGGTCTGCTGCGCGACACCGAGGTGACCGGCGTCGCCGCCTGCTCGACCGTCCCGGCGCTGCTGCCGGCGCTGCGGCAACTGCTGGACTCCCTCGAGGTGCCGGTGGTGCTGATCGGCCCCGGCGTGCGCACCGGCGTCCCCCTGCACGTGGACAACCCGCGCGAGGTGGGCGCCGACCGCGTCGTCACGGCCCTGGCGGCCGCGGAGATGTTCGGGCGGTCGCCCGACGGCGGCCGCCGACCGGTCGTCGTCGTCGACTTCGGGACGTCCACCAACGTCGACGCCGTCGGCCCCGACGGGCAGTTCCTCGGCGGGGCCCTGGCCCCCGGCGTCGAGGTCAGCCGGGACGCGCTCGCCAACCGCGCCGCGCAACTGCGCTCGGTCGAGCTGACCCGCCCGCCCCAGGCGATCGGCAAGAACACCGTCGCCGCGCTCCAGTCGGGGCTCGTGCTCGGCTTCGCCGGCCTGGTCGATGGGCTGGTCGCCCGCATCGCGGCGGAGGTCGTGGCCCAGTTCGGCACCCCGCCGGTCGTGGTCGCCACCGGGGGGCTGGCCCCGCTGCTGGTCGACAGCTGCCGGTCGATCCGGGAGCGCGAACCCGACCTGACCGTCCACGGGCTGCGACTGGCCTTCCAGCGGCAGCAGGCCGCCGAGCGGCGGGCGGGCGCCCCGTAG
- a CDS encoding SDR family oxidoreductase yields MHTFEGRTALVTGGSRGIGLGIARSLVDRGARVVLTARKPDALAEAVETLGGPEVAVAVAGNAGDPEHRATAVRTAVETFGSLDVLVGNVGINPAYGPLMDLDLDACRKILDTNVVASLGLVQEAWRAWMSEHGGSVLFVASVAGLRSSQQIGAYGVSKAALINLTTQLAVELAPKVRVNAVAPAVVKTRFAGALFEGREAEAAQAYPMARLGTPEDIGEAAAYLLGDGAGWVTGQTLVIDGGGLSRGPR; encoded by the coding sequence GTGCACACGTTCGAGGGACGCACCGCACTGGTCACCGGCGGCAGCCGGGGCATCGGCCTGGGCATCGCCCGGAGCCTGGTCGACCGCGGGGCCCGGGTGGTGCTCACCGCCCGCAAGCCCGACGCGCTGGCCGAGGCGGTCGAGACGCTGGGCGGCCCGGAGGTGGCCGTGGCGGTGGCCGGCAACGCCGGCGACCCGGAGCACCGGGCGACCGCCGTGCGCACCGCGGTCGAGACGTTCGGCAGCCTGGACGTGCTCGTCGGCAACGTCGGCATCAACCCCGCCTACGGACCGCTCATGGACCTGGACCTCGATGCCTGCCGCAAGATCCTCGACACCAACGTCGTGGCCTCGCTGGGCCTGGTGCAGGAGGCCTGGCGGGCCTGGATGTCCGAGCACGGCGGATCGGTGCTCTTCGTCGCCTCCGTGGCGGGGCTGCGGTCCTCGCAGCAGATCGGCGCCTACGGCGTGAGCAAGGCGGCGCTGATCAACCTGACCACGCAGCTCGCCGTGGAGCTGGCGCCGAAGGTGCGGGTGAACGCGGTGGCACCGGCGGTCGTGAAGACCCGGTTCGCCGGAGCCCTGTTCGAGGGGCGCGAGGCGGAGGCCGCGCAGGCCTACCCCATGGCCCGCCTGGGAACGCCGGAGGACATCGGCGAGGCCGCGGCCTACCTGCTGGGCGACGGCGCCGGCTGGGTCACCGGCCAGACGCTCGTGATCGACGGCGGCGGGCTCTCGCGCGGCCCCCGCTGA